GAAAATCGTCGTGAAAACGAATACGGTAATAGTCGCCCGCCACAACTCCGCCCTGGACCAGCCTTTAGCAAAGGGCAAAGGCTTATGCTCGGGGAAGGTGATCTTCTTCCACTCGAAACCGAGTTCCCTGAAATAGGTTTTGACCCGGTCCAGTCTGGACGAACCTTCCGTTAAGTTTTCACTTGACATCT
The genomic region above belongs to bacterium and contains:
- a CDS encoding preprotein translocase subunit SecE, whose translation is MSSENLTEGSSRLDRVKTYFRELGFEWKKITFPEHKPLPFAKGWSRAELWRATITVFVFTTIFALLLSLMDIVITQVFNIFF